A genomic stretch from Chroococcidiopsis sp. SAG 2025 includes:
- a CDS encoding IS4 family transposase, producing the protein MNQVTLLRDALRPHSAWHGARLSFVAAFLIALLRVKTVNFSELATGFSGKTQTDSHYKRLQRFFRHYEMDYAEIAQAVVTLMNIPEPWVLSIDRTEWQFGECVFNILMLGVVHEGVAFPVVWCLLDKRGNSNSDERMKLFNQFLERFGEREITCLTADREFVGKDWFSYLLSDPLTPFRIRIRENHKLRHGCQSLKVNVLFQNLQVGQHKVLRHKRQLWGDWVYIAALRLEDNSLLVVATQTAPKSAISDYAQRWGIETLFGIFKTRGFCLESTHLTDSERLSKLLALLSLALCWVILTGEWLHQLKPLTIKKHGRRAKSIFRYGFDHLRNIVLNLEQKMNEFLDILQFLSCT; encoded by the coding sequence ATGAATCAGGTTACTTTACTTCGAGATGCCTTGCGCCCTCATTCAGCTTGGCATGGTGCGCGACTAAGCTTTGTGGCAGCATTTCTCATAGCGCTGTTGCGAGTCAAAACTGTCAACTTCAGTGAATTGGCAACCGGATTCAGCGGCAAGACTCAAACCGATTCTCATTACAAACGACTCCAACGATTTTTCCGTCACTATGAAATGGACTACGCCGAAATTGCTCAAGCTGTTGTTACCCTAATGAATATTCCAGAACCCTGGGTACTTTCAATCGACCGTACCGAATGGCAGTTTGGAGAGTGTGTTTTCAATATCCTGATGCTGGGAGTTGTGCATGAGGGAGTTGCGTTTCCTGTGGTGTGGTGTTTACTGGACAAACGGGGGAATTCCAATAGCGATGAGCGGATGAAGTTGTTCAACCAATTTCTAGAGCGCTTTGGTGAGCGTGAAATTACTTGCCTGACCGCAGATCGAGAATTCGTTGGCAAGGATTGGTTTAGCTACCTACTTAGCGATCCGCTCACCCCGTTTCGTATCCGCATTCGCGAAAATCATAAACTTAGACATGGCTGTCAGAGTCTCAAAGTCAATGTCTTGTTTCAGAATCTACAGGTAGGACAGCACAAAGTTCTACGCCACAAAAGACAACTCTGGGGAGATTGGGTCTACATTGCCGCCTTGCGATTAGAGGATAATTCTTTACTAGTCGTTGCCACTCAAACCGCACCTAAATCAGCTATCTCCGACTACGCTCAACGATGGGGAATTGAAACACTTTTCGGCATTTTCAAAACTCGTGGTTTTTGTTTAGAATCTACCCATCTAACCGATTCTGAGCGTTTGAGTAAGCTGCTGGCACTGCTCTCATTAGCCTTATGTTGGGTCATCTTGACGGGTGAATGGTTACACCAACTCAAACCACTTACTATTAAAAAGCATGGACGCAGAGCTAAGAGCATTTTTCGTTATGGCTTTGACCATCTACGAAACATTGTTCTCAATCTGGAGCAGAAAATGAATGAGTTCTTGGATATTCTACAATTTTTGTCCTGTACTTAG
- a CDS encoding RRXRR domain-containing protein, producing the protein MPTSPSRCRRWLRDGKARIVRNKLNVFCIQLVAEPSGRSTQDVVVGIDPGKLFSGSGVQSSKYTLFLAHLILPFKSVIQKMTARRILRRARRGRRINRKLSYNQRSHRQKRFDNRKQKKLPPSIRANKQLELRVVKELLRIFPISHLRYEIIKARTENGKGRGFSPAMVGQKVMLEWLKQLRPTTTQEGWQTSILRQQLGLTKDKTDKSAQKPETHAHDGIALAASHFMSFEKFHTANTRGHHWVGQVSVTTAPFRVISRPNLYRRQLHFENPEVGGNRKRKGGTVTPFGYRSGDKVRADKAGVTYVGWIGGYTQTQKTKNVSVYDHNWRRIGQFSLLKVELLQRSIRLCVTA; encoded by the coding sequence ATGCCAACATCCCCCTCTCGTTGCCGTCGTTGGCTACGGGACGGTAAAGCGCGCATTGTACGCAACAAACTGAATGTATTTTGCATTCAATTAGTAGCGGAACCATCAGGGCGCTCCACTCAAGATGTAGTAGTAGGAATCGACCCAGGAAAACTTTTTTCTGGCTCTGGAGTCCAGAGTTCAAAGTATACTTTGTTTCTGGCGCATCTAATTCTTCCCTTCAAATCTGTCATCCAAAAAATGACAGCAAGAAGGATACTTAGACGTGCTAGACGAGGTAGAAGAATTAACCGCAAACTTTCCTACAATCAACGTTCTCACCGCCAAAAAAGATTCGACAATCGCAAACAGAAGAAACTACCTCCTAGCATTCGGGCTAATAAACAACTCGAATTACGGGTAGTCAAGGAATTGCTTCGCATCTTCCCGATTTCTCACCTCCGCTACGAAATTATCAAAGCACGAACTGAGAACGGAAAGGGCAGGGGCTTTTCCCCTGCGATGGTCGGTCAAAAAGTCATGTTGGAGTGGTTGAAACAATTGCGTCCTACCACGACACAAGAAGGTTGGCAGACATCGATATTGAGGCAACAGTTAGGGCTTACCAAGGACAAAACCGATAAATCTGCCCAAAAACCAGAAACTCACGCTCATGACGGCATTGCATTAGCAGCTAGTCACTTCATGAGTTTCGAGAAGTTCCATACAGCTAACACCAGGGGACATCATTGGGTGGGACAAGTCTCGGTTACAACCGCGCCGTTTCGAGTCATCAGTCGTCCTAATTTGTATAGGCGACAACTACACTTCGAGAATCCAGAAGTAGGAGGAAATCGTAAGCGCAAAGGTGGTACTGTTACTCCCTTTGGTTATCGTTCTGGTGATAAAGTCAGAGCCGACAAAGCAGGTGTAACTTATGTTGGTTGGATTGGCGGCTATACCCAAACCCAGAAAACAAAAAATGTTTCAGTCTACGACCACAATTGGAGAAGAATTGGGCAGTTTTCGCTCCTCAAAGTTGAGCTATTGCAACGCAGTATCAGGCTTTGCGTTACTGCATAG
- a CDS encoding IS5 family transposase (programmed frameshift) — protein MSRKAYKSDLTDREWQIIEPLIPPVRPGGHPRTVDMREVVNAIFYLLKTGCAWEMLPHDFPPYSTVYYYFRRWQKRGIWQQINLALREQVRMKLGKSHQATAAIVDSQSVKTTRKKGEVSGFDGGKLVKGRKRHVVVDPQGLLMGVVITEANASERLGAIVALLEECYNSKSLELIWADSGYSGENFAQAVMVVCGAEVEIVKRITDGFEVLPRRWVVERTFGWLGRYRRLSKDYELLPEISESMVYAAMVRLMLRRLAA, from the exons ATGAGTAGAAAAGCTTACAAAAGTGATTTAACCGATCGAGAATGGCAAATCATTGAACCATTAATTCCACCTGTAAGACCAGGAGGACATCCACGTACTGTGGATATGCGTGAGGTAGTAAATGCCATCTTTTATTTGCTGAAAACTGGCTGTGCTTGGGAGATGCTACCACATGACTTCCCACCCTATTCAACGGTTTATTATTACTTTCGGCGTTGGCAAAAACGAGGAATTTGGCAGCAGATAAATCTTGCCTTACGTGAACAAGTACGGATGAAGCTGGGCAAATCTCATCAAGCTACTGCTGCAATTGTGGATAGCCAGTCCGTAAAAACGAC ACGGAAAAAAGGGGAAGTATCCGGCTTTGATGGCGGCAAGCTAGTTAAAGGTCGCAAACGCCATGTCGTAGTAGATCCTCAAGGACTACTAATGGGTGTAGTAATCACCGAAGCTAATGCTTCAGAACGATTAGGAGCAATAGTGGCATTGCTAGAAGAGTGCTATAACTCTAAGTCTTTAGAGCTAATTTGGGCAGATAGTGGCTACAGTGGAGAGAATTTTGCACAAGCTGTAATGGTAGTCTGCGGTGCAGAAGTAGAAATAGTTAAGCGGATTACAGATGGGTTTGAAGTTTTGCCCAGAAGATGGGTAGTTGAACGAACTTTTGGCTGGCTAGGACGCTATCGACGACTAAGTAAGGATTATGAACTCCTACCGGAAATAAGTGAATCTATGGTCTACGCTGCTATGGTACGGCTGATGCTGAGACGACTAGCTGCTTGA
- a CDS encoding ParB/RepB/Spo0J family partition protein encodes MAAAKVGMGQLFGDVGQAQQLHKLRAQLEQLQAENERLKTGVLDERTKATLEQQVEELTAQLAQAGGEHEIAVALIDPDPNQPRAAIAAPVVRERAVSLQRHGQKTPIVLFPPQVNGKYALFDGEIRWRAAQLIGWKTLRAVIVPNTSDEVEKFEGQIVTGIHSQKLHDLDLANALLHLIGMQHSHLRERRWEIPKILNTAFRRLQRQGKHLQLAQIRSAPEEEQQQWIETVGFKDAQEQAVFATLLRLQLNPITINNVVFPLLNLAPDLKQAINAEGLDASKARELNRLSSQQLDVGESEAMSVRTQATHQVLEQKHSLNQVKELVEQLIGKYSPKSHSRDSAIVKFTKTVRQLDVQTIANPQDLEELEKVLQEKLAQIEAWRNQQET; translated from the coding sequence ATGGCAGCAGCAAAAGTTGGTATGGGTCAATTATTCGGGGATGTGGGGCAAGCGCAGCAACTGCATAAATTGAGAGCGCAACTAGAACAATTGCAAGCAGAGAACGAGCGGTTGAAAACTGGAGTATTGGACGAGCGCACCAAAGCAACTCTAGAACAACAAGTTGAAGAGCTAACCGCACAATTAGCGCAAGCGGGAGGAGAACACGAGATAGCAGTAGCCCTGATTGACCCCGATCCGAACCAACCCAGAGCGGCGATTGCCGCTCCCGTAGTGCGAGAGAGAGCAGTGAGCTTGCAGCGACACGGACAGAAAACTCCTATCGTCCTGTTTCCGCCGCAGGTAAATGGTAAGTATGCCTTGTTTGATGGAGAGATTAGGTGGCGAGCGGCACAGTTAATCGGTTGGAAAACTCTTAGAGCAGTCATTGTCCCTAACACGAGCGATGAAGTCGAGAAGTTTGAAGGACAAATCGTTACAGGAATTCATTCCCAAAAGCTGCACGATTTAGATTTAGCTAATGCCTTGCTACATTTAATAGGCATGCAGCATTCCCATTTAAGGGAACGGCGTTGGGAAATTCCGAAAATCTTAAATACTGCCTTCCGACGCTTGCAGCGTCAAGGAAAGCATTTACAACTAGCTCAAATTAGAAGCGCACCCGAAGAAGAACAACAGCAGTGGATCGAAACGGTTGGTTTCAAAGATGCTCAAGAGCAGGCGGTTTTTGCTACCCTTCTACGCTTACAACTCAACCCGATTACGATCAACAACGTGGTGTTTCCATTGCTAAATTTGGCACCAGATCTCAAACAAGCAATTAATGCTGAAGGGCTGGACGCAAGCAAAGCTAGAGAACTCAATCGGTTATCAAGCCAGCAGCTTGATGTGGGCGAATCAGAAGCAATGTCTGTTAGAACTCAAGCAACACACCAAGTTCTAGAGCAAAAACATTCCCTCAACCAGGTGAAAGAATTAGTCGAGCAGTTGATTGGGAAATACAGTCCCAAAAGTCATAGTCGAGATAGCGCGATCGTTAAATTTACAAAAACAGTACGACAGCTCGACGTTCAAACGATTGCAAATCCACAGGATTTGGAAGAACTAGAAAAAGTGTTGCAAGAAAAGTTAGCCCAAATAGAAGCTTGGCGGAATCAACAGGAGACTTAA
- a CDS encoding ParA family protein: MKKKTVKRQVRLAIASNAGGSGKTTMAVHLAYAVASRGYKVALMELDLSGSLRIFAGLTKAVPEQSTAILFQKKFDGAYPLVPLWSERVKALFAIQGGEALERSTNEIYFAARRYYILGDCLEKYPLDADLIVFDTPAALEPMGLAALAASTHVLVPIKPEYKDTGGFAGLLEWYYNKIDELKLKPEPEILGFVPTRVDLGKATHRNILGIDEKGSKRQEIDPTETLPGQIEGLGIHCFPYVRESNYFLSASGAGLPVHLYRPGCEASKSFDPIVTKLVREMVKE, translated from the coding sequence ATGAAGAAAAAAACAGTCAAAAGACAAGTCCGCTTAGCGATCGCGAGTAACGCTGGGGGGTCGGGAAAAACAACGATGGCAGTACATTTGGCTTACGCAGTGGCAAGCAGAGGTTACAAGGTGGCATTGATGGAACTCGATCTCTCAGGCTCGCTGCGAATCTTTGCCGGATTGACTAAAGCAGTGCCAGAACAATCGACAGCTATTTTATTTCAGAAAAAATTTGACGGCGCGTATCCTTTAGTACCGTTGTGGAGCGAGCGCGTTAAAGCACTGTTTGCGATTCAAGGCGGAGAAGCTCTAGAGCGGAGTACGAACGAGATCTATTTTGCAGCGCGACGCTACTACATCTTGGGTGATTGCTTGGAGAAATATCCGTTGGATGCCGATTTGATTGTATTTGACACGCCAGCGGCTTTAGAACCGATGGGGTTAGCGGCACTAGCAGCTAGCACTCACGTTCTCGTACCGATCAAACCAGAATATAAAGATACAGGGGGATTTGCTGGACTACTGGAATGGTATTACAACAAGATCGATGAGTTAAAACTCAAACCAGAACCAGAGATTTTAGGCTTCGTACCAACTAGAGTTGACTTGGGAAAAGCGACGCATAGAAACATCCTCGGAATCGACGAAAAGGGAAGTAAGCGTCAGGAAATAGACCCAACAGAGACATTGCCAGGGCAGATAGAAGGCTTAGGCATTCACTGCTTTCCTTACGTCAGGGAGTCGAATTACTTTTTAAGTGCAAGTGGAGCGGGACTGCCCGTACACTTATACCGACCAGGATGCGAAGCTAGCAAAAGTTTCGACCCCATAGTGACAAAGCTCGTACGAGAGATGGTGAAGGAGTAG
- a CDS encoding HNH endonuclease signature motif containing protein, with protein sequence MLSVRRLFSPAQKLLILRRANYQCEICGVCLSRDNFEADHRIAYSQGGATQVWNALALCKNCNRQKSARPYHS encoded by the coding sequence GTGCTGAGTGTGCGAAGGCTATTCTCCCCGGCTCAAAAACTTCTGATATTGCGTCGCGCTAATTATCAGTGCGAGATTTGCGGTGTATGTTTAAGTCGGGACAATTTTGAAGCCGACCACAGAATAGCTTACTCCCAGGGAGGGGCAACCCAAGTGTGGAATGCCTTGGCTTTATGTAAAAACTGTAACCGTCAGAAGTCGGCTCGACCTTACCATAGCTAG
- a CDS encoding phosphate ABC transporter ATP-binding protein, producing MNKPITPKLDSTLRAGHPPSMQTEQLSLHYASKPAFKDVSLQLKAGSITALIGPSGCGKTSFLTCLNRLVELTPNCKLSGRIRLGEKDVLALDAISVRRRVGMLFQKPNPFPLSIVRNLEFPLQEHGVSRRDEIDCRIENALRDVGLWHEVKDRLKASALSLSGGQQQRLCLARALALKPEVLLMDEPCSALDPLSSEVVEDLIASLRGRFTLLVVTHNLAQAKRIANDVALFWVADEAGQLIEFGSVTQIFESPQHALTAAYISGRRG from the coding sequence ATGAACAAGCCGATAACTCCTAAGCTAGACTCAACATTACGCGCAGGTCATCCCCCATCAATGCAAACAGAGCAGTTAAGCCTGCATTATGCCAGTAAACCTGCATTTAAAGATGTGTCCCTCCAATTAAAAGCTGGTAGCATCACAGCGCTCATCGGTCCTTCGGGTTGTGGCAAAACTAGCTTCCTGACTTGTCTCAACCGTTTAGTCGAGCTAACACCAAACTGTAAGCTATCAGGGCGTATCCGATTAGGAGAAAAGGACGTGCTTGCACTGGATGCGATCTCAGTACGTCGTCGGGTAGGAATGCTGTTTCAAAAACCCAATCCTTTTCCGCTCTCAATTGTCAGAAATCTCGAATTTCCCTTACAAGAACACGGAGTCAGTCGCCGAGACGAGATCGATTGCCGCATTGAAAATGCCTTGCGAGATGTAGGTCTGTGGCATGAGGTCAAGGACAGGCTGAAAGCTTCCGCTCTCTCACTTTCTGGCGGGCAACAACAGCGTCTATGCCTCGCTAGAGCGCTAGCACTCAAACCAGAGGTGCTGCTCATGGACGAACCTTGCAGCGCTCTCGACCCACTCTCTAGTGAAGTGGTAGAAGATTTGATCGCTTCTCTGCGTGGTAGATTTACACTGCTAGTTGTGACTCATAATTTAGCACAGGCTAAACGGATTGCTAATGATGTCGCTTTGTTTTGGGTGGCTGATGAAGCTGGACAATTAATTGAATTTGGTTCAGTTACTCAGATTTTTGAATCTCCACAACACGCTCTCACTGCTGCTTACATCAGTGGTAGGAGGGGCTAG
- the pstA gene encoding phosphate ABC transporter permease PstA: MTKNSLPPSQKNQIQPTSRLGHTAKSLSLRLSIQPKELLPSAIVWAVAVVVTGALLWLLSDVFWHGITGISWEFLTMPPSNAGRDGGIATIIVSTALIVGVCMAVSIPLGLGTAILLAEFTSNSSRFGQLVRLSLDVLAGVPSIVFGLFGNAFFCKTLGMGFSILSGGLTLACMVLPILIRSTQEGFRAVPDDYRTSAAALGISHLATLRELLLPAAMPGIVVGLLLGLGRALAETAALIFTSGYVDRMPQSLLDSGRSLSVHIYDLAMNVSGGEANAYASALVLVVFLVLINGTVSWLAERLRQSKIFVV; the protein is encoded by the coding sequence ATGACTAAAAATTCACTACCCCCCAGTCAGAAGAATCAAATTCAGCCGACTTCTCGGTTAGGGCATACAGCTAAAAGTCTATCTTTGCGTTTGAGCATACAGCCAAAAGAATTGCTCCCAAGCGCGATCGTTTGGGCTGTTGCGGTTGTAGTTACAGGTGCGCTGCTGTGGCTATTGAGCGATGTATTCTGGCATGGCATCACTGGGATATCTTGGGAATTTCTCACGATGCCACCGAGCAATGCAGGTCGAGACGGCGGGATTGCCACAATTATAGTTTCGACAGCTTTAATCGTCGGAGTTTGCATGGCAGTCTCAATTCCTCTGGGTCTGGGAACTGCGATTCTGCTAGCTGAATTTACCTCGAATTCAAGTCGATTCGGGCAGTTAGTGCGCTTGAGCTTAGACGTTCTAGCAGGAGTGCCTTCGATTGTCTTCGGTCTTTTTGGCAACGCTTTCTTTTGTAAGACGTTGGGGATGGGCTTTTCTATTCTTTCTGGTGGATTGACGTTGGCATGTATGGTACTGCCGATTCTAATTCGCTCGACACAGGAAGGATTTCGAGCTGTACCGGACGACTATCGCACTTCGGCAGCGGCACTGGGAATTTCACATCTAGCAACATTAAGGGAGCTACTGCTGCCTGCTGCCATGCCTGGAATCGTGGTAGGACTGCTGTTAGGCTTGGGACGAGCGCTAGCGGAGACAGCCGCCTTAATTTTTACTAGCGGTTATGTAGACCGAATGCCCCAGTCACTTTTGGATTCGGGGCGATCGCTTAGCGTTCACATTTACGATCTAGCCATGAATGTCTCTGGAGGGGAGGCAAATGCTTACGCCTCTGCTTTAGTATTGGTAGTTTTTTTGGTACTAATTAATGGAACAGTATCGTGGCTAGCAGAGCGTTTGAGGCAATCCAAAATTTTTGTAGTATGA
- the pstC gene encoding phosphate ABC transporter permease subunit PstC yields the protein MSRSRSEFILVWILRGMALLVAAIVLSIVLFLLWETVPILQTVGFNRFFNDPSWHPSSEEFNLLPMLWGTLFVTAGAVLIAAPLGILSAIFCQYYAPAAIASLYRRFIELLAGIPSVVYGFWGLVVLVPLIGRIQPPGASLLTGILILTLMILPTITLVAHSSLASVPPEYERGCAAMGLGRWATVRGVVLPATKAGLLTSVILGTGRAIGETMAVLMVCGNVVQIPLSVFEPVRTLTANIALEMAYATGNHRAALFVSGLVLMAMVVVLVIAAELLSRGQIYD from the coding sequence TTGTCCCGATCTCGCAGTGAATTTATCCTGGTTTGGATATTACGAGGAATGGCGCTTTTAGTAGCAGCGATCGTTCTGTCGATCGTGCTGTTCCTACTTTGGGAAACTGTACCTATCCTGCAAACTGTCGGGTTCAATCGGTTCTTCAACGATCCTTCTTGGCATCCTAGCAGTGAAGAATTTAACCTACTACCAATGTTGTGGGGGACGCTATTCGTAACGGCAGGAGCAGTTCTGATAGCAGCGCCGTTAGGTATTTTGAGCGCAATTTTTTGTCAGTATTACGCCCCAGCCGCGATCGCCAGTTTGTATCGGCGTTTTATTGAGCTATTAGCAGGCATTCCCTCAGTAGTTTATGGCTTCTGGGGTTTGGTCGTGTTAGTGCCGCTGATTGGACGCATTCAACCACCTGGGGCAAGTTTGTTAACCGGAATTTTAATTCTCACGTTAATGATTCTGCCGACAATTACCTTGGTAGCCCATAGCAGCCTCGCCAGCGTGCCACCGGAGTATGAGCGTGGCTGTGCAGCAATGGGGCTGGGACGCTGGGCAACGGTGCGCGGTGTCGTTTTACCTGCAACGAAAGCGGGTTTGTTAACAAGTGTCATCTTGGGAACGGGACGGGCAATTGGCGAAACGATGGCTGTGCTGATGGTTTGCGGTAACGTCGTGCAGATTCCTTTAAGTGTATTTGAGCCAGTGCGGACGTTGACGGCAAATATTGCTCTGGAGATGGCTTACGCAACTGGCAATCACCGCGCTGCTTTGTTTGTCAGCGGATTGGTTTTGATGGCAATGGTCGTTGTTTTGGTCATAGCTGCCGAATTGCTCAGCCGAGGGCAGATCTATGACTAA
- a CDS encoding phosphate ABC transporter substrate-binding protein has translation MKNLRILAPLSVGLAISVLLPSCSKPPSAANESANTLQGKLVLTGSSTVAPLAAEIAKRYEAQHSGVRIDVQTGGSSRGIADARQGVADLGMVSRSLKDNEKDLQAFTIAKDGISVIVNTSNPVKSLTDGQIVEIYTNKINNWKQVGGPDAPMTVVNKAEGRSTLELFADHFKLKTKEITADVVIGDNEQGIKTVAGNPNAIGYVSIGSGEYAATHNTPIKLLPVEGVTASIANVSNDTFPISRPLNYVTNKPPTGLAKDFIDFSRSKGVQDIIQEQYFVPISQ, from the coding sequence ATGAAGAACTTACGAATTCTGGCACCCCTTTCCGTAGGGCTAGCCATCAGTGTATTGCTACCATCCTGTTCAAAGCCGCCGTCAGCTGCTAACGAGTCAGCTAATACATTACAGGGCAAACTAGTCTTAACTGGTTCGAGCACTGTAGCACCGCTAGCGGCTGAGATCGCCAAACGTTACGAAGCTCAGCATTCGGGAGTACGCATTGACGTGCAAACCGGTGGTTCTTCGCGCGGGATTGCGGATGCGCGTCAAGGAGTCGCAGATCTTGGGATGGTGTCGCGATCGCTCAAAGACAATGAAAAGGATTTACAAGCATTCACGATCGCCAAGGATGGCATCTCTGTAATTGTGAATACCAGTAATCCAGTTAAAAGTTTGACAGATGGGCAAATTGTTGAGATCTACACCAACAAAATCAATAATTGGAAACAAGTTGGTGGTCCAGATGCTCCGATGACAGTAGTGAACAAAGCCGAAGGTCGCTCCACCTTGGAACTGTTTGCCGATCACTTCAAACTGAAAACGAAGGAGATTACAGCCGACGTAGTAATTGGTGATAACGAGCAAGGCATCAAGACAGTGGCGGGAAATCCCAACGCCATCGGCTATGTATCTATCGGTTCTGGTGAATATGCTGCCACCCATAACACTCCAATCAAACTGCTGCCAGTCGAAGGAGTCACTGCTTCCATCGCCAATGTCAGCAACGACACTTTTCCGATTTCTCGCCCCCTCAACTACGTTACAAACAAACCACCAACTGGGTTGGCAAAGGACTTTATTGATTTTTCCCGCTCCAAAGGCGTGCAAGATATTATTCAGGAGCAATATTTTGTCCCGATCTCGCAGTGA
- a CDS encoding ArsR/SmtB family transcription factor: MSTRKVSSVSFCSHQLKVLADSTRLAILELLWSGPKHVGEINAVLGLEQSLLSHHLKVLRQEGFVRATRDGKAVLYQLEPAVWSTSNGRTIDLGCCRLSFEPTFNKSLTKT, from the coding sequence ATGAGTACTAGAAAGGTTTCATCTGTGTCCTTTTGCTCCCATCAGCTGAAGGTTTTAGCTGATTCAACACGATTGGCAATTTTAGAACTGCTCTGGAGCGGACCCAAGCATGTTGGGGAGATAAATGCCGTGCTGGGATTGGAGCAAAGTTTACTATCCCATCATCTAAAAGTACTGCGCCAGGAGGGATTTGTCAGGGCAACGCGAGATGGTAAAGCGGTACTGTATCAGCTAGAGCCTGCTGTCTGGAGTACTAGTAATGGCAGGACAATTGACTTAGGATGTTGCCGACTCTCCTTCGAGCCAACGTTTAACAAATCTTTGACAAAAACATAA
- a CDS encoding HU family DNA-binding protein — translation MNKAELVDVIASKANVTKKDADTILSAITETIVEVVSSGDKVSLVGFGSFEPRQRSAREGRNPRSGEKMQIPATRVPGFAPGKLFKDKVAPNS, via the coding sequence ATGAACAAAGCCGAACTCGTTGACGTTATTGCATCCAAAGCTAACGTCACCAAGAAAGATGCCGATACTATCCTCAGTGCAATAACCGAGACGATCGTGGAAGTCGTCTCCAGTGGCGATAAAGTTTCTTTAGTCGGTTTTGGTTCGTTTGAGCCGCGCCAACGCTCGGCTAGGGAAGGACGTAATCCCAGATCTGGCGAGAAGATGCAAATTCCAGCCACTCGCGTTCCTGGCTTCGCTCCTGGCAAGTTGTTCAAAGATAAAGTTGCTCCTAACAGTTAG
- a CDS encoding IS701 family transposase, protein MKDQVPAAMPQCFENWCRRFDDVFSRQKQRQEFRVYLGGLLGESQRKNLSQLVTNTVDGSYNSLRHFLNNAPWDEVKLNNRRLEVMHQCRQTTPSQGFTLIVDDSGHRKSGAATDGVGRQYIGEIGKTDNGIVLLTTYLYDGVRRLPLDVALYQHASLFEQGKADPNFQKKPDLALDLVDQCLKRGYRPGVTVIDAGYGNNTPFLKQLESRNLTYVAAIAKNRQVTAQTSGDESARKQGLEAIAQTLAVEQFTPVQLNLEQPRTVWVALLPVHVPKLEGTRWLAIQLNASSFEQATEVDYFLTNASDNQVSAAWVAQTYSARNWVEVFYREAKGWLGLSEYQVRDALSMKRHWVLVFIAYTFILWHQLTGGFRRRWATKPLQTFAEALEAFRTAVEFRLVRWLNEHVDVFASHRAKFGYIWA, encoded by the coding sequence GTGAAAGATCAAGTACCAGCAGCGATGCCGCAGTGCTTTGAGAACTGGTGTCGTCGGTTTGATGATGTATTTTCGCGTCAGAAGCAGCGGCAGGAATTTCGTGTTTATCTAGGGGGACTGCTGGGTGAGAGTCAGCGCAAAAACCTGAGCCAACTGGTCACAAATACAGTAGATGGCTCCTACAACAGCCTCAGACATTTTCTCAACAATGCCCCTTGGGATGAAGTCAAGCTAAATAATCGGCGGTTGGAGGTGATGCACCAGTGTCGCCAGACGACCCCGAGTCAAGGTTTCACATTGATTGTAGATGATTCGGGACATCGCAAAAGTGGTGCGGCTACTGATGGGGTAGGACGGCAGTACATTGGGGAGATTGGCAAGACTGACAATGGTATTGTGCTGCTGACTACCTACTTGTATGATGGAGTGCGACGTCTGCCGTTAGATGTTGCACTCTATCAACACGCAAGTTTATTCGAGCAAGGCAAGGCAGACCCCAACTTCCAGAAAAAACCTGACCTGGCTCTAGACTTGGTTGACCAATGCTTGAAGCGCGGTTATCGACCGGGTGTGACTGTAATTGATGCAGGCTACGGTAATAACACGCCTTTTCTCAAGCAGTTGGAGTCGAGAAACCTAACTTACGTGGCAGCAATCGCCAAAAACCGCCAAGTTACTGCTCAAACATCAGGTGATGAGTCTGCTCGTAAGCAGGGATTAGAAGCTATTGCTCAAACCTTGGCAGTGGAGCAGTTCACACCTGTGCAACTCAATCTGGAGCAGCCCCGGACAGTTTGGGTGGCGCTGTTACCAGTTCACGTTCCGAAGCTCGAAGGCACTCGCTGGCTGGCGATTCAACTCAATGCCTCTAGTTTCGAGCAAGCGACGGAGGTGGATTACTTTCTCACCAATGCCTCTGACAACCAAGTCAGTGCGGCTTGGGTAGCTCAAACATATTCTGCTCGCAACTGGGTGGAGGTCTTCTATCGAGAAGCCAAGGGCTGGTTGGGTTTGAGTGAGTATCAAGTTCGGGATGCTCTGAGTATGAAGCGTCATTGGGTTTTAGTGTTCATCGCTTACACCTTCATCCTTTGGCATCAGTTGACCGGCGGATTCCGCAGACGTTGGGCAACCAAACCCTTACAAACCTTTGCCGAAGCATTGGAGGCATTCCGCACCGCAGTCGAGTTTCGTTTGGTCCGCTGGCTTAATGAGCATGTTGATGTATTTGCCTCTCACAGAGCTAAGTTCGGCTATATTTGGGCTTAG